The following coding sequences lie in one Gemmatimonadaceae bacterium genomic window:
- a CDS encoding HlyD family efflux transporter periplasmic adaptor subunit yields the protein MDIPREPPSKKKRNILIGAGVLAVVIITAALSRLSPAAPPVDRATLMIDTVRRGEMVRQVRGPGTLVPDQIVWISALTGGRIDQIYVRPPAKVTANTLILTMSNPDVTLEQLNADQQLSAAEAAMASLKTTLETQRLNEEGVVANARNQYQTDKRAAEVSGALLAKGLISTQDAANAKDKAAASETAYQVETQRLDVMSKTIDDQLKLQQQQIDRLKAISAFQKKRVESMEVRAGSDGVLQDMDLQPGQWLQPGTLLAKVAQPGKLKAELRIPENQAADVQDGQPCAVDLRNGIVQGHVTRIDPSAQSGTVGVDVALDGPLPPGARPDLSVDGTIEVERLKNVLYVGRPAYGQPESTVGLFKLTPDGKEATRVNVKLGRASVTTIEVVQGLNVGDKVIISDMSQWDSHDRVSLH from the coding sequence GTGGACATTCCGCGCGAACCACCTAGCAAGAAGAAGCGCAACATTCTCATCGGCGCTGGCGTCCTTGCCGTCGTGATCATTACTGCAGCGCTCAGTCGCCTCAGTCCGGCCGCACCCCCCGTAGACCGGGCGACTCTGATGATCGACACGGTACGCCGCGGTGAGATGGTGCGCCAAGTTCGTGGACCCGGCACGTTGGTACCCGATCAGATCGTGTGGATCTCTGCTCTTACCGGAGGCCGCATCGATCAGATCTACGTGCGTCCGCCCGCCAAGGTCACGGCCAACACCCTGATCCTTACCATGTCCAATCCGGACGTGACGCTCGAGCAACTCAATGCCGACCAGCAGCTAAGCGCTGCCGAGGCCGCCATGGCCAGCCTCAAGACGACGCTGGAAACACAGCGTCTCAACGAAGAAGGCGTGGTGGCGAACGCGCGCAATCAATATCAAACCGACAAGCGCGCCGCCGAAGTGTCGGGTGCCTTGCTCGCCAAGGGCCTCATCTCCACGCAGGATGCCGCGAACGCCAAGGACAAAGCGGCCGCTTCGGAAACTGCCTACCAGGTGGAAACCCAACGGCTCGATGTGATGTCCAAGACAATCGATGACCAGTTGAAGCTGCAGCAGCAGCAGATCGACCGGCTCAAGGCGATTTCGGCATTCCAGAAAAAGCGAGTGGAATCGATGGAGGTTCGGGCGGGCTCTGATGGCGTGCTGCAGGACATGGATCTGCAACCGGGTCAGTGGCTGCAGCCGGGAACGCTGCTCGCGAAGGTTGCGCAGCCCGGCAAGCTCAAAGCCGAGCTTCGCATTCCGGAAAACCAGGCGGCCGACGTGCAGGACGGTCAGCCGTGCGCCGTCGACCTGCGAAACGGAATCGTTCAAGGACACGTAACGCGTATTGATCCTTCGGCGCAGTCCGGAACCGTTGGTGTAGACGTGGCGCTCGACGGGCCACTGCCGCCAGGTGCTCGTCCGGACCTGAGCGTCGACGGGACAATCGAAGTGGAGCGGCTCAAGAACGTGCTCTACGTCGGGCGGCCCGCTTACGGACAGCCGGAGAGCACGGTCGGTCTCTTCAAGTTGACGCCCGATGGCAAGGAAGCGACGCGCGTGAACGTGAAGTTGGGCCGGGCATCGGTTACGACCATCGAAGTGGTGCAAGGTCTCAATGTTGGCGACAAGGTGATCATCTCCGACATGTCGCAGTGGGATTCGCACGACCGCGTCAGTTTGCATTGA
- a CDS encoding CapA family protein, whose amino-acid sequence MRVCTGGDVSLGTNLDTTWVDRAAKWMRRRPEALPAPSQLLAPLLPMLDSADMVMVNLEGAIGDSAIDPDTSARTKCAGSTSGCYALRMPASAASALRHLRDGGEVVANVANNHSRDAGVTGLARTLEALDRAGVHVTGADTLATPVVSSRGDTVAFLGFGSSGEPDVRDLRAVRRHVSRAAARYPRLVVTMHVGAEGASAQRTRDTMETFLDERRGNPVAFAHAAVDAGATLVVGHGPHVVRALEWRHGALIAYSLGNLVTYGPFALRSPLDRGAVLCATMDGRGAVSAVRFISTRQRAPGLVRADPRARAAVLADSLSKLDFPRTGAHVVVEASVRQP is encoded by the coding sequence GTGCGTGTGTGTACGGGCGGCGACGTATCCCTCGGCACCAATCTCGACACCACGTGGGTGGATCGCGCCGCTAAATGGATGCGACGTCGGCCGGAGGCGTTGCCCGCGCCGTCGCAGTTATTGGCGCCGCTGCTGCCCATGCTCGACAGCGCCGACATGGTAATGGTGAACCTCGAAGGGGCCATCGGCGACAGCGCGATCGATCCGGATACGAGCGCGCGAACGAAGTGCGCCGGCTCGACTTCGGGATGCTACGCCCTCCGAATGCCTGCATCCGCCGCGTCAGCTCTTCGTCATTTGCGCGACGGCGGGGAGGTCGTCGCCAACGTCGCCAACAATCATTCGCGCGACGCCGGAGTGACGGGGCTCGCGCGCACGCTCGAAGCGCTCGACCGCGCCGGCGTTCACGTGACGGGCGCGGACACTCTCGCGACACCGGTCGTCTCGTCGCGGGGTGACACCGTAGCATTCCTTGGTTTCGGGAGTTCGGGCGAGCCCGACGTGCGCGACCTGCGCGCGGTGCGACGACACGTGTCGCGCGCGGCCGCGCGCTATCCGCGCCTGGTGGTCACGATGCACGTCGGCGCCGAAGGGGCGAGCGCCCAGCGGACGCGAGACACGATGGAGACGTTCCTCGACGAGCGTCGCGGGAACCCGGTGGCGTTCGCGCACGCGGCGGTGGATGCCGGAGCGACCCTCGTCGTTGGGCACGGACCGCACGTGGTGCGCGCGCTCGAGTGGCGACACGGCGCCCTCATTGCCTATTCGTTAGGCAATCTCGTGACGTACGGACCGTTCGCGTTGCGGAGTCCGCTCGATCGCGGCGCCGTGCTCTGCGCAACGATGGACGGTCGCGGGGCGGTGAGCGCGGTGCGATTCATCTCGACGCGACAACGCGCTCCGGGACTCGTGCGCGCCGACCCGCGAGCGCGCGCCGCGGTGCTCGCCGACTCGCTGTCGAAACTGGATTTTCCGAGGACGGGCGCGCACGTGGTCGTCGAAGCGAGCGTGCGTCAGCCCTGA
- a CDS encoding C40 family peptidase, producing MPSPRLLGQNCIRLFEHTHDLLHLPSVEMPRRLRFLRAVVAMVAGALLVSAATVQAQDGVRTTPPVEETQSFSTFHYSALGDSIVELAREQLGKRYVFGGASPRRGFDCSGLVKYIASVLHIDVPRTARMQAHAGAHVAKDTAQLLPGDLLTFGRGSRISHIGIYVGNGRFIHASTKAGRVIETLLLRPPARGIKPWQGVRRLALADADSLTASELPLH from the coding sequence ATGCCTTCGCCGCGGTTGCTCGGACAGAACTGCATTCGTCTCTTCGAGCACACGCACGATCTCTTACACCTCCCATCGGTCGAGATGCCGCGTCGCCTACGCTTTCTTCGTGCTGTCGTCGCAATGGTCGCCGGTGCGCTGCTCGTGAGCGCCGCGACCGTCCAGGCGCAGGACGGGGTGCGAACGACGCCGCCCGTTGAAGAGACCCAATCCTTCAGCACGTTCCACTACTCGGCGCTCGGCGACTCGATCGTCGAGCTGGCGCGCGAACAGTTGGGCAAGCGATACGTCTTCGGCGGCGCGTCGCCTCGGCGCGGCTTCGACTGCAGCGGATTGGTCAAATACATCGCGAGCGTGCTTCACATCGACGTTCCGCGCACGGCTCGCATGCAGGCACACGCAGGCGCACACGTTGCCAAAGACACCGCGCAGCTGCTACCCGGCGACCTGCTGACGTTCGGACGCGGGTCGCGCATCTCGCACATCGGGATTTACGTGGGCAACGGACGTTTCATCCACGCGAGCACCAAGGCCGGCCGCGTGATCGAAACCTTGCTGCTTCGGCCGCCGGCGCGCGGCATCAAGCCATGGCAGGGTGTGCGTCGACTCGCGCTCGCCGACGCCGACTCGCTCACGGCGAGCGAGTTGCCGCTTCACTGA
- a CDS encoding S46 family peptidase: MTIDRLLCPLRRAFVALAVLSVGLPSTSFSQVTPRKPPLRVPKEPARLPVPLGPAKYVKEAGTMWTFDAPPLEYWKQTYGFTPDSAWLTHVRLASVRLPGCSASFVSARGLVLTNHHCARACVASASPADTNYNTTGFVAATIADERKCSTLYVDQLRSIEDVTKRIRGAVTAKSADAQVQQRDSAIAQVQDECAASTHLRCEVVTLYQGGMYSLYRYQRYTDVRLVMVPEEEAAFFGGDPDNFTYPRYDLDMALLRVYQNDSPMVVTDYLKWSKSGAREGDLVFVTGNPGSTGRLLTLAQMQYLRDVQYPFTLAAYDRVIAMLGTLSAQSAENQRKYENLIFNIENSKKAVTGYRAGLLDSTIMARKAAFERDLRARVDADPALRPKYGSAWTEMANAERQLTAMAAQTNYYSFSFNPPFGSQLLNWAGALVRIPAESALADAKRLPQYRGNGLARIRQAVLVDQPVDSTSERMQLVSFLKSVQQALPPNDPYRTIVLGLRAPEDVAASLLSGTKLASPAARQALLDGGNAAVDTSTDPMIVLARKIAPLVDQVQATEARLNDVISANADRVGQALFAVYNTKLPPDATFTLRITDGVVKGYPYNGSIAPYKTTFYGMFGHATAFDDKPPFHLPDRWMQQRAKMDLSTPLDFVSTNDIIGGNSGSPVVNRDGELVGLIFDGNIESLPNRFIFTDDAARSVSVSSRAIIEALRNVYESARLADELEGK, translated from the coding sequence GTGACTATCGATCGCCTGCTCTGTCCGCTCCGTCGCGCCTTTGTGGCACTCGCCGTTCTTTCCGTTGGGCTTCCGTCGACATCATTTTCGCAGGTAACGCCGCGCAAGCCGCCGTTGCGCGTACCGAAGGAACCGGCGCGGCTGCCGGTTCCGCTCGGCCCGGCGAAGTACGTGAAAGAGGCGGGCACGATGTGGACGTTCGATGCTCCGCCGCTCGAGTACTGGAAGCAGACGTACGGATTCACGCCGGACTCGGCGTGGCTAACGCACGTGCGGTTGGCGTCGGTGCGGCTGCCGGGATGTTCGGCCTCGTTCGTTTCGGCGCGCGGGTTGGTTCTGACCAACCACCATTGTGCGCGTGCGTGCGTCGCCTCGGCATCGCCGGCGGACACGAACTACAACACGACCGGCTTCGTGGCCGCGACGATCGCGGACGAACGAAAGTGCTCGACGCTGTACGTGGACCAGCTGCGGTCGATCGAGGATGTGACGAAGCGCATTCGCGGCGCCGTGACCGCGAAAAGCGCGGACGCGCAGGTGCAGCAGCGGGACTCGGCAATCGCTCAAGTGCAGGACGAATGCGCGGCGTCGACGCATCTGCGCTGCGAGGTCGTGACACTTTATCAGGGCGGGATGTACTCGCTGTACCGCTATCAACGCTACACCGATGTCAGGCTCGTGATGGTGCCCGAAGAAGAGGCGGCGTTTTTCGGCGGCGATCCGGACAACTTCACGTATCCTCGCTACGACCTCGACATGGCGCTCCTGCGCGTCTACCAGAACGACTCGCCGATGGTCGTGACGGATTATCTCAAATGGAGCAAGTCCGGCGCGCGCGAGGGCGACCTCGTTTTCGTGACGGGCAATCCCGGCTCGACGGGCCGGCTGCTGACGTTGGCGCAGATGCAGTACCTGCGCGACGTGCAGTATCCGTTCACGCTCGCCGCCTACGATCGCGTCATCGCGATGCTCGGCACGTTGAGCGCACAGAGCGCCGAGAACCAGCGCAAGTACGAGAACCTGATCTTCAACATCGAGAACTCGAAGAAGGCGGTCACCGGATACCGCGCGGGCTTGCTCGACTCGACGATCATGGCGCGGAAGGCGGCGTTCGAGCGGGATCTTCGTGCGCGCGTCGATGCAGATCCGGCGCTCCGCCCGAAGTACGGCAGCGCCTGGACGGAGATGGCGAACGCCGAGCGGCAGCTCACGGCAATGGCCGCGCAGACGAATTACTACAGCTTCAGCTTCAACCCGCCATTCGGCTCGCAGCTGCTGAACTGGGCCGGAGCTCTGGTGCGCATACCGGCGGAGAGCGCGCTGGCGGACGCGAAGCGCCTGCCGCAATACCGCGGCAACGGTCTGGCGCGGATCCGGCAGGCGGTGCTCGTCGACCAGCCGGTCGATTCGACGTCGGAGCGGATGCAACTCGTTTCGTTTCTCAAGTCGGTGCAGCAGGCGCTCCCGCCTAACGATCCCTACCGGACGATCGTGTTGGGGCTGCGCGCGCCGGAGGATGTGGCGGCGTCGCTGTTGTCGGGCACCAAGCTGGCGTCGCCGGCGGCGCGGCAGGCGCTGCTCGACGGCGGCAACGCAGCGGTGGACACGTCCACCGATCCGATGATCGTGCTGGCCCGCAAGATCGCTCCGTTAGTCGATCAGGTTCAAGCGACGGAAGCGCGTCTCAACGACGTCATCTCGGCCAACGCCGATCGTGTCGGCCAGGCGCTGTTCGCGGTGTACAACACCAAGCTGCCGCCCGATGCGACGTTCACGCTGCGCATCACCGATGGTGTCGTGAAAGGTTATCCGTACAACGGGAGCATCGCGCCGTACAAGACCACGTTCTACGGCATGTTCGGTCATGCAACGGCGTTCGACGACAAGCCGCCGTTTCATCTGCCGGACCGCTGGATGCAGCAGCGGGCGAAAATGGATCTGAGCACGCCGCTCGACTTCGTGTCGACCAACGACATCATCGGCGGCAATTCGGGGAGTCCGGTGGTGAACCGCGACGGCGAGCTCGTCGGCCTGATCTTCGACGGCAACATCGAGTCGCTGCCTAACCGATTCATCTTCACCGACGACGCCGCGCGTTCGGTGAGCGTGTCGTCGCGCGCCATCATCGAGGCGCTGCGGAACGTCTACGAGTCGGCGCGGCTGGCGGACGAGCTGGAAGGGAAGTAG
- a CDS encoding ABC transporter permease subunit, with protein sequence MAQPIAPVVTEGRSPAAPVVTTPAPRWVEFVLLCAVAAVTFGVTRAAAEWRAPLSPGFRISLSPAKLPYYAALSTLRMVLAYIVSLVFSLAYARFAASSKAAERVMLPLLDILQSIPILSFMPGVVLGLVALFPGRTLGLELAAVILIFTSQAWNLAFSFHQSLITIPSELTEAARIYRLGFWRKFTRLEVPFGVISLIANSMMSWAGGWFFLMASEQFAVGDGSLRLSGLGSYLAAAADAGDTRALVFGLLTLVIVIVLLDQILWRPLLAWSDRFKFESAGSDAPTSRVLDALRGSRLIDALRSRVLRPAARRIDHALSASRNGDTPETTPETMTPGRRRKRRGIGIVALALAAAAVLWGAGLAAHALSGLTRSDWGRVGESAGATLARTTIALVLAAAWTIPAGVAIGTNPRWARRLQPIVQITASIPATAVFPVLLLALLAVPGGLNVAAVALMLLGTQWYVLFNVIAGAMAIPSDLKEAATMYHVVGWRRWKTLILPAIFPYLVTGMITATGGAWNASIVAEYVTFAGHTTSTTGLGALIAGAAERGDFPVLLAGTLVMAGIVIVINRLLWRRLYGYAETRFRLG encoded by the coding sequence ATGGCGCAGCCGATCGCTCCCGTCGTTACAGAGGGCCGCTCGCCCGCCGCGCCGGTCGTCACGACTCCGGCGCCGCGGTGGGTGGAGTTCGTCCTCCTGTGCGCCGTGGCGGCGGTGACGTTCGGCGTCACCCGCGCGGCCGCCGAGTGGCGCGCGCCGTTGTCGCCCGGCTTTCGCATCTCGCTCTCTCCGGCCAAGCTGCCGTATTACGCTGCGCTCTCCACCCTGCGCATGGTGCTGGCGTACATCGTGTCGCTCGTGTTCTCGCTCGCATACGCGCGCTTTGCCGCGTCGAGCAAGGCGGCCGAGCGCGTGATGCTGCCGCTCCTCGACATTCTGCAGAGCATACCCATTCTGTCGTTCATGCCGGGCGTGGTGCTCGGGCTCGTCGCGCTCTTCCCAGGACGAACGCTGGGACTCGAGCTCGCGGCGGTGATTCTCATTTTCACGAGCCAGGCCTGGAACCTCGCCTTCAGCTTTCACCAGTCGCTCATCACGATTCCGAGCGAGCTCACCGAGGCAGCGCGCATCTATCGGCTGGGATTCTGGCGCAAGTTCACGCGCCTCGAAGTCCCGTTCGGCGTGATCTCGCTCATCGCCAACAGCATGATGAGCTGGGCCGGGGGCTGGTTTTTTCTCATGGCGAGCGAGCAGTTCGCCGTCGGCGACGGAAGTCTGCGCCTCTCCGGCCTCGGCTCGTACCTGGCGGCGGCAGCGGACGCGGGCGATACGCGTGCGCTCGTGTTCGGGTTGCTCACGCTGGTGATCGTGATCGTGCTGCTCGATCAGATTCTGTGGCGTCCGCTGCTGGCGTGGTCGGACCGGTTCAAGTTCGAGAGCGCCGGGAGCGATGCACCGACGTCTCGGGTACTGGATGCGCTGCGAGGATCACGGCTGATCGACGCGCTGCGGTCGCGCGTTCTGCGGCCCGCGGCTCGGCGCATCGACCACGCGTTGAGCGCGTCGCGTAACGGGGACACGCCCGAGACCACGCCGGAGACGATGACGCCCGGCCGGCGGCGCAAGCGGCGCGGCATCGGGATCGTCGCGCTGGCGCTGGCCGCGGCCGCGGTCCTGTGGGGCGCGGGACTGGCGGCACACGCGCTCAGCGGCCTAACGCGAAGCGATTGGGGACGGGTGGGCGAGAGCGCGGGGGCCACGCTCGCGCGGACGACGATCGCCCTCGTGCTCGCCGCGGCGTGGACCATTCCTGCCGGCGTCGCGATCGGGACGAATCCGCGTTGGGCGAGACGTCTGCAGCCGATCGTGCAGATCACAGCATCGATTCCAGCGACGGCGGTGTTCCCGGTGCTTTTGCTGGCGCTGCTCGCCGTCCCCGGAGGGCTCAACGTGGCGGCCGTGGCCCTGATGCTCCTTGGCACACAATGGTACGTGCTGTTCAACGTGATCGCGGGGGCGATGGCGATACCCTCGGATCTCAAGGAAGCCGCGACGATGTACCACGTGGTCGGTTGGCGGCGCTGGAAGACGCTCATCCTTCCTGCCATCTTCCCGTATCTCGTGACGGGCATGATCACCGCCACGGGAGGCGCCTGGAACGCGAGCATCGTGGCCGAGTACGTCACGTTCGCGGGGCACACGACGAGCACGACAGGACTTGGCGCGCTCATCGCCGGTGCGGCCGAGCGCGGCGATTTCCCGGTACTGCTGGCCGGCACGCTGGTGATGGCGGGGATCGTGATCGTGATCAACCGGCTGCTGTGGCGGCGACTGTATGGATATGCCGAGACCCGTTTCCGCCTCGGCTGA
- a CDS encoding nitrate/sulfonate/bicarbonate ABC transporter ATP-binding protein, producing the protein MATTSRALAAKPPGTVLLAAEGVRKFFSDDTAPVLERIDLELRENEFVALLGPSGSGKSTLLRILAGLLEPSEGRVLARGAPLHGPNRQVAIVFQQFALFPWLTVFQNVELGLLATDVPETERRDRTLRAIDLIGLDGFEEAFPKELSGGMKQRVGFARALVVQPEILFMDEPFSALDVLTAETLRGELRDLWNDSAMPTKSVLMVTHNIDEAVSMADRILVFGANPGRVRVELKGLRPAERREKSPARTRLVDAIYQVITNPDEDAEQLVEQYMRAPTRQRRRAEPARARRYQALPDVSIDDLTGFVQYLSGIGNSGTLSDLARDLQMRGEVLIRIAEATDLLGFADIQERSVYLTPLGQRFAPLELDAQKTLFRHAVLDHLSLMREIVHKLEASPTRVLLAEEVLADLETSFTRAEARRQFETVIDWGRYAELFSYDDVEGELRLDEEHYNA; encoded by the coding sequence ATGGCCACCACGTCGCGCGCACTTGCAGCCAAGCCGCCGGGCACCGTGCTCCTGGCAGCCGAAGGCGTGCGCAAGTTCTTCAGCGACGACACGGCGCCGGTGCTCGAGCGGATCGACCTCGAGCTGCGCGAGAACGAATTCGTGGCGCTGCTCGGACCGTCCGGCTCGGGAAAGTCGACGTTGCTGCGCATTCTCGCCGGGCTGCTGGAGCCGTCGGAGGGCCGCGTGCTCGCGCGCGGAGCGCCGTTGCACGGGCCTAACCGGCAGGTCGCCATCGTCTTTCAGCAATTCGCGCTGTTCCCGTGGCTCACCGTGTTTCAGAACGTGGAGCTCGGTCTGCTGGCCACCGACGTGCCCGAAACCGAGCGCCGCGACCGAACGCTGCGCGCGATCGACCTCATCGGCCTCGACGGGTTCGAGGAGGCGTTTCCCAAGGAGCTGTCGGGTGGCATGAAGCAGCGTGTCGGGTTCGCGCGTGCGCTCGTCGTGCAGCCGGAAATCCTGTTCATGGACGAACCGTTCTCGGCGCTCGATGTGCTCACTGCGGAAACGCTGCGCGGCGAGCTGCGCGATTTGTGGAACGACAGCGCGATGCCGACGAAATCCGTGTTGATGGTGACGCACAACATCGACGAGGCGGTGTCGATGGCGGATCGCATTCTGGTGTTCGGCGCGAATCCGGGCCGCGTGCGCGTCGAGCTCAAGGGCCTCCGCCCGGCCGAGCGCCGCGAGAAGAGTCCGGCGCGCACGCGTCTTGTGGATGCGATCTACCAGGTGATCACGAATCCGGACGAGGATGCGGAGCAGCTGGTGGAGCAGTACATGCGCGCGCCGACGCGTCAGCGGCGGAGGGCGGAGCCGGCGCGGGCGCGGCGGTATCAGGCGCTGCCCGATGTGAGCATCGACGATCTGACCGGTTTCGTACAGTACCTGTCCGGGATCGGCAACTCGGGAACGCTGAGCGATCTGGCGCGCGATCTCCAGATGCGCGGCGAGGTGCTCATCCGCATCGCCGAAGCCACCGACTTGCTCGGCTTCGCCGACATCCAGGAGCGGAGCGTGTATCTCACCCCGTTAGGCCAGCGGTTTGCGCCGCTCGAGCTGGACGCGCAGAAGACGTTGTTCCGCCACGCGGTGCTGGACCACCTGTCGCTCATGCGCGAGATCGTGCACAAGCTGGAGGCGAGTCCCACGCGCGTGCTGCTGGCCGAAGAGGTGCTGGCCGATCTGGAGACGTCGTTCACCCGGGCCGAGGCGCGGCGTCAGTTCGAGACGGTCATCGATTGGGGCCGGTACGCGGAGCTATTCAGTTACGACGACGTCGAAGGCGAGCTGCGGCTGGACGAGGAGCACTACAATGCCTGA
- a CDS encoding DUF190 domain-containing protein, with translation MPDTGSGERHEPTMHGFKGERVLMRIHIGERDKHNGKPLYREIVELLRRRHCAGATVLRAIMGFGASSRVRSDRIEVLSLDLPIVIEVVDTESTIQGLLPELDGMIGGGLITLERAKVIMYRPHLPEEERPASWPIDITGSWRTVDDTRDATGA, from the coding sequence ATGCCTGACACGGGCAGCGGAGAGCGGCACGAGCCGACGATGCACGGCTTCAAGGGCGAGCGCGTGCTCATGCGCATCCACATCGGCGAGCGCGACAAGCACAACGGGAAGCCGCTGTATCGCGAGATCGTCGAGCTGCTCCGGCGGCGGCATTGTGCCGGCGCCACGGTACTGCGCGCGATCATGGGATTCGGCGCCAGCTCGCGCGTGCGCAGCGATCGGATCGAGGTCCTGTCGCTCGATCTGCCGATCGTGATCGAGGTGGTGGACACAGAGAGCACGATCCAGGGGCTGCTGCCGGAGCTGGACGGCATGATCGGCGGCGGCCTGATCACGCTCGAGCGCGCGAAGGTGATCATGTATCGGCCGCACCTGCCGGAGGAGGAGCGTCCGGCGAGCTGGCCGATCGACATCACGGGCAGTTGGCGCACGGTGGACGACACCCGGGACGCGACAGGTGCCTAA
- the pepE gene encoding dipeptidase PepE — translation MPNELRGRPAARRLLLLSNSRDADGRVLVYARAALADALSGVTRAVFVPFAAVSFSLDVYAERVHEIFVPFGVEVESVHQVPDPAAAVRRAGAIIVGGGNTFQLLRRLASSGLLPAIRERVQAGVPYIGWSAGSVVACPTISTTNDMPIAEPPGLGALGLVPFQINAHYTDFHPPGHQGETRAERIAEFLVLHPRTAVVGLREGSALRVTDCVVELTGRTEGGAGARVFLSGRAPVDYPPGADLSFLLESPDTAIEGVPAWQ, via the coding sequence GTGCCTAACGAGTTACGCGGCCGGCCGGCCGCCCGCCGGCTGTTGCTGTTGAGTAATTCGCGCGACGCGGATGGCCGCGTGCTGGTGTACGCGCGGGCGGCGCTGGCGGACGCGCTATCCGGAGTGACGCGCGCTGTATTCGTGCCGTTCGCGGCGGTGTCATTCTCGCTCGATGTCTACGCCGAGCGCGTGCACGAGATCTTCGTTCCGTTCGGCGTGGAGGTGGAGTCGGTGCACCAGGTTCCCGATCCGGCGGCTGCGGTGCGTCGCGCGGGCGCGATCATCGTCGGCGGCGGCAACACGTTTCAGCTGCTCCGGCGGCTTGCGTCATCGGGACTGCTGCCTGCGATCCGCGAGCGCGTGCAGGCGGGTGTGCCGTACATTGGCTGGAGCGCCGGCTCCGTGGTGGCGTGTCCGACGATCTCGACGACCAACGACATGCCGATCGCCGAGCCGCCCGGCCTGGGCGCGTTAGGCCTGGTGCCGTTCCAGATCAACGCGCACTACACGGACTTTCATCCTCCGGGCCATCAAGGCGAGACGCGCGCGGAGCGGATCGCCGAATTTCTGGTGCTGCATCCGCGCACGGCGGTGGTCGGGCTTCGCGAAGGCAGCGCGCTGCGCGTCACGGACTGCGTCGTCGAGCTGACCGGCCGGACTGAGGGCGGTGCCGGAGCGCGCGTGTTCTTGAGCGGGCGCGCACCGGTCGATTATCCGCCGGGCGCGGACCTGTCGTTCCTGCTCGAGTCGCCGGATACCGCGATCGAGGGCGTGCCGGCGTGGCAATGA
- the crcB gene encoding fluoride efflux transporter CrcB has product MILAVALGSAIGGVARLLLGAAMQQRLGPGFPVGTLVINITGSLLLGFLMRLALATSAISPEMRGFLTTGLCGGYTTFSTFTYETMALLNDGELGRAGTYVAASVALALLGVYLGAAAAGGLIALRQR; this is encoded by the coding sequence ATGATCCTCGCCGTTGCGTTAGGCAGCGCGATCGGCGGCGTCGCGCGGCTGCTGCTGGGCGCTGCGATGCAGCAGCGGCTCGGCCCCGGATTCCCCGTGGGAACGCTCGTCATCAACATCACCGGCTCGCTGCTCCTCGGCTTTCTGATGCGGCTGGCCTTGGCGACGTCGGCCATCTCACCCGAGATGCGCGGCTTTCTCACCACGGGTCTGTGCGGGGGCTACACGACGTTCTCGACGTTCACCTACGAGACGATGGCGCTGCTGAACGACGGTGAGCTCGGTCGCGCCGGCACCTACGTCGCGGCGAGCGTGGCGCTCGCCCTGCTCGGCGTCTACCTTGGCGCAGCGGCGGCGGGCGGCCTCATCGCGCTCCGCCAGCGATGA
- a CDS encoding outer membrane beta-barrel protein gives MTRVWACLAACMLMAAQRADAQADSSVAQLGLDRVGSYLSYTTVEHARHGWELGGDVDVGSVKTPKLHLLVEGNYLHADVHRFEPGDIPIPGSFHDFSVSVAARYSVAHVKRFEPYVGAGLGLHFLGTDIARSQPIHDEYTGVKLGGEYFLGVSYDLTKRWALYGEVRRMEVPPASRITYRLGFFVRL, from the coding sequence ATGACACGAGTGTGGGCGTGCCTGGCCGCGTGCATGCTGATGGCGGCGCAGCGCGCGGACGCGCAGGCCGACAGCAGCGTCGCTCAGTTAGGCCTCGATCGCGTCGGCTCGTATCTGAGCTACACGACGGTCGAGCACGCCCGCCACGGCTGGGAGCTGGGCGGCGACGTGGATGTGGGCTCGGTGAAGACGCCGAAGCTCCACCTGCTGGTCGAGGGCAACTATCTGCACGCGGACGTCCATCGGTTCGAGCCCGGCGACATCCCGATTCCCGGCTCGTTTCACGACTTCAGCGTGAGCGTGGCGGCCCGCTATTCGGTGGCGCACGTCAAGCGGTTCGAACCCTATGTCGGCGCGGGCCTCGGCTTGCATTTCCTCGGCACCGACATTGCACGGTCGCAGCCGATACATGATGAGTACACGGGCGTGAAGCTGGGCGGCGAGTATTTTCTCGGCGTGTCCTACGACCTCACGAAACGTTGGGCGTTGTACGGCGAGGTGCGTCGCATGGAAGTGCCGCCGGCCTCACGCATCACGTATCGACTAGGCTTCTTCGTGCGCTTGTAG